Proteins encoded together in one Fibrobacter sp. window:
- a CDS encoding M23 family metallopeptidase, translating into MEFVKTTIHFQNSTKSMTLHVPAFLFKAWPVLRVFMVIGVILFVVQVASTTIYDGILNHQINNRLELDKEMSQIQETMDYLKNTSSDFLRDENRLYARFGLPTQDEASRCLGTGGNISPDSLLLRKSSPVFERMSVLGETATRLGNMISNNDASFRNLNKYMEQKLSMWRFIPSIAPTQGRYASSFGPRIHPITGQVGKMHQGVDISNERWTPIFAPADGVVEIAQLSSSFGNFVTLNHGNGLKTRYGHMQMFVVHPGEFVTRYQIIGYMGNTGLSVGPHLHYEVWMGNNPVNPLAYMLPNDHSID; encoded by the coding sequence ATGGAATTCGTGAAAACCACAATACACTTCCAGAATTCGACTAAGTCCATGACGCTGCATGTGCCGGCGTTCTTGTTCAAGGCTTGGCCGGTTCTTCGTGTGTTTATGGTCATTGGCGTTATTCTGTTTGTGGTCCAGGTGGCTTCTACCACTATATATGATGGAATCTTGAACCACCAGATCAACAACCGTTTGGAGCTGGACAAGGAAATGTCCCAGATCCAGGAAACCATGGATTACCTGAAGAACACCTCCTCGGACTTCCTCAGGGACGAAAACCGACTTTATGCCCGCTTTGGACTGCCCACTCAGGATGAAGCCTCCCGCTGCCTGGGTACCGGTGGCAACATCAGCCCCGACTCCTTGTTGCTCCGTAAGTCCTCTCCGGTTTTTGAACGTATGTCCGTCCTTGGCGAAACTGCCACTCGACTTGGCAACATGATCTCCAACAACGACGCCTCCTTCAGAAACTTGAACAAGTATATGGAACAGAAGCTCTCCATGTGGCGCTTCATTCCGTCTATCGCCCCGACCCAGGGTCGATATGCTTCTTCTTTTGGCCCCCGCATTCACCCGATTACCGGTCAGGTGGGTAAGATGCACCAGGGCGTAGATATTTCCAATGAACGCTGGACCCCGATTTTCGCCCCTGCCGATGGTGTGGTTGAAATCGCTCAGCTCAGCTCTTCCTTCGGAAACTTCGTTACTTTGAATCATGGCAACGGTCTCAAGACCCGCTACGGCCACATGCAGATGTTTGTGGTTCATCCGGGCGAATTCGTTACCCGTTACCAGATTATTGGCTATATGGGAAACACCGGTCTTTCCGTCGGTCCGCACCTCCATTACGAGGTCTGGATGGGAAACAACCCTGTGAACCCGCTTGCTTATATGCTTCCGAACGACCACTCCATCGACTAG